A single window of Aphidius gifuensis isolate YNYX2018 linkage group LG1, ASM1490517v1, whole genome shotgun sequence DNA harbors:
- the LOC122860449 gene encoding DNA-binding protein D-ETS-6-like — protein MNSNRDSGDELCGVIKLLNLDMEICEGNETVDDTICDNCDRNYDDDDNSTTDDRQVILPTNPSEWNESHVQAWLTWCGRTFSIEHLPSPEELPSNGKELLDISYDKWKGLPGGKLLARHLGYLHLQATGIHLPKLLQEESMNERYNLFQRTCALIGSTGNVGNSGAVGGGQVQLWQFLLELLSESSNSSCIAWDGNNGEFKLTDPEEVARRWGERKSKPNMNYDKLSRALRYYYDKNIMTKVHGKRYAYKFDFHGLMMACQAQAGVSFESSTSSSISSPARHLYSPASTSTNVVAILRPETTSQSSTSPSTSTHYCWPYPQYSPPP, from the exons aTGAATAGTAATCGTGATAGTGGTGATGAACTGTGTGGTGTtataaaactattaaatttaGATATGGAAATTTGTGAAGGTAATGAAACAGTTGATGATACTATTTGTGATAATTGTGATagaaattatgatgatgatgataattctaCAACAGATGATAGACAAGTCATCTTGCCAACGa atCCGTCGGAATGGAATGAAAGTCATGTACAAGCATGGTTGACTTGGTGTGGTCGTACATTTTCTATTGAACATCTTCCATCTCCAGAGGAATTGCCAAGTAATGGAAAAGAACTTTTAGATATTTCATATGACAAATGGAAGGGTTTACCTGGTGGTAAATTATTAGCTAGACATCTTGGATATTTACATCTTCAAGCAACTGGTATTCATCTGCCGAAATTACTTCAAGAAGAATCAATgaatg aaaggTACAACCTCTTTCAGAGAACTTGTGCGTTGATTGGTTCAACTGGTAACGTTGGTAACTCGGGGGCGGTCGGTGGCGGGCAAGTTCAACTATGGCAATTTCTTCTTGAGTTGTTATCAGAATCATCAAACTCATCTTGCATTGCATGGGATGGTAATAatggtgaatttaaattaactgatCCAGAAGAAGTTGCACGTAGATGGGGTGAAAGAAAAAGCAAACCAAATATGAATTATGATAAACTTTCAAGAGCACTTAG gtattattatgataaaaatattatgacaaAAGTGCATGGTAAAAGATATgcatataaatttgattttcatGGTTTGATGATGGCTTGTCAAGCACAAGCTGGTGTCAGCTTtgaatcatcaacatcatcaagtaTTTCATCACCAGCTCGTCACTTATATTCACCTGCATCAACCAGCACAAATGTTGTAGCTATTTTGAGACCAGAAACGACAAGTCAATCATCAACAAGTCCTTCAACATCAACTCATTATTGTTGGCCTTATCCACAATATTCACCACcaccataa
- the LOC122860451 gene encoding metacaspase-2-like, translating into MPAFKVPEVPRLGNKIISTNAINNKAHVQSLNDKNKLYLEFFMILKIKLKEILNMEIINHDRVFEPLPNLLRTIDELNPARKPTHRGKRTKKSKNSKSNNSNDKSDLTNAKIINDIDTGELTCSSNILRMNIDDLDKKNVEENNLQSQMNDEKIVKAKKPTHRGRRTKKSKKTKVDDDERNSNEIIMNSMLNNNEITIELIENTTNKLNNLNINKLNDKNDESLIRNCAENTDKSGKNKKPTHRGKRTKKNKPNCDNLKEQNHHDIDEKIMNINNDQSNETSIYKMNYNNLKNDYKTTETIENNYIFDTKNKIFSSNNHQAFIKSQGQIIQIPPEITITPVQKKPQEIIEILPKNDEQVLLKLKKPTHRGKRTKKTKSTKENQSNEANLLNDDQDNQVGGRKRKSKIIDSLEKLDDEVVDKIDEYFTNLIYEPGSFTKLKVENDAKNYTVVSKIAFTNVIRLFFIHAKVPTTEPNLSSVVFRFMHTIIDIHKGRFDMTDVFLTVCEEFFPMGSFNLIALVGYLCAKKWLSLTFLIKCIEYYFTYISESNALFLCVLIKTVEENYDTDKLTNQYWNRFKSITISEKKDLKLVALIEKFNSTKDVWSLLPK; encoded by the exons ATGCCTGCCTTCAAAGTACCAGAGGTGCCTAGGCttggtaataaaattatttcaacaaatgcAATAAACAATAAAGCCCATGTACAATCactcaatgataaaaataag ttgtatttagaattttttatgatactgaaaataaaactCAAAGAAATACTCAATATggaaattattaatcatgatAGAGTTTTTGAACCATTGCCAAATTTATTAAGAACAATTGATGAATTGAATCCAGCTAGAAAACCAACTCATCGTGGTAAAAGAACAAAGAAATCTAAAAATTCGAAATCGAATAATTCTAATGATAAAAGTGATTTAACAAAtgctaaaattataaatgatattgatacTGGAGAATTAACGtgttcatcaaatattttacgaATGAATATTGATGATTTGGATAAGAAAAatgttgaagaaaataatttacaatctCAAATGAATGATGAAAAGATTGTTAAAGCAAAAAAACCAACACATCGAGGAAGAAGaactaaaaaatctaaaaaaacaaaagttgatgatgatgaacgtAATtccaatgaaataataatgaattcaatgctaaataataatgaaattactATTGAGCTAAtagaaaatacaacaaataaattaaacaatttaaatataaataaattaaatgataaaaatgatgaatcattGATTAGAAATTGTGCTGAAAATACAGATAAATcagggaaaaataaaaaaccaactCATCGAggtaaaagaacaaaaaaaaataagccaaattgtgataatttaaaagaacaaaatcatcatgatattgatgaaaaaattatgaatattaataatgatcaaTCAAATGAaacatcaatatataaaatgaattataataatttaaaaaatgattacaaAACAACAgaaacaatagaaaataattatatttttgatacgaaaaataaaatattttcatcaaataatcatcaggcatttataaaatcacaaggacaaataattcaaataccacctgaaataacaataacacctgtacaaaaaaaaccacaagaaataattgaaattttaccaaaaaatgatgaacaagttttattaaaattaaaaaaaccaactcATCGTGGAAAAAgaactaaaaaaacaaaatcaacaaaagaaaatcaatCAAATGAAGCAAATTTGTTGAATGATGATCAAGATAATCAAGTTGGTggtagaaaaagaaaatcaaaaataattgattcacttgaaaaacttgatgatgaagttgttgataaaattgatgaatattttacaaatttaatatacgaGCCAGGATCATTTACAAagttaaaagttgaaaatgaTGCTAAAAATTATACAGTTGTATCAAAAATAGCATTTACAAATGTTatacgtttattttttattcatgctAAAGTACCAACAACTGAACCAAATTTATCATCAGTTGTATTTAGATTTATGCATACAATTATTGACATTCATAAAGGTCGTTTTGATATGACTGATGTATTTTTAACAGTATGTGAAGAATTTTTTCCAATGggaagttttaatttaatagcaTTAGTTGGTTATTTATGTGCTAAAAAATGGCTatcattaacatttttaattaaatgtattgaatattatttcacATATATATCTGAAAGTAATGCTCTATTTTTATGTGTACTTATTAAAACTGTTGAAGAAAATTATGATACAGATAAATTAACTAATCAATATTGGAATagatttaaatcaataacaattagtgaaaaaaaagatttaaaactTGTTGCTcttattgaaaaattcaattcaactAAAGACGTATGGTCTTTACTTccaaaataa
- the LOC122860450 gene encoding another transcription unit protein, producing MPPSKKALSQSSVDSGSESESGSVSSASSRSASPEPNAPIPTSDNHVSDKSDVEEGPRSPNSPRTSRSRSRSTNKSPTHVSPSTRRSSSAGSQSPVRSRSVSPADSARSDSPKSQTSQHSKTSNHSRSRSRSRKSPTASPRSRKSVSESSRSNKSQSGSPANSRAGSASPVSSNKRSGSRVSHTSRRSTTPGSQKSNRSRSPSVDSHRSRSGSPKSTRSKSPSKSRSVSPKEPGSPHSKASASPKSPLKSDNDDDDERKIKKSNIIDDDDDDSDIEVTKRKRIDNTSDSDNDKKDTKKKQRLIDSDSEPDNENTTNQAEPTADALFGDASDISSDDEKEKTANDDGDDKNKDNDDDNDKKKQRRSRSRSRSRSRSRSRSKSKDNSDSGGEGPSRPMIEDDDEKDNEPEPPPETRIDVEMPKITTDLGKEIHFVKLPNFLSVETRPFDTETYEDEIDEEETLDEEGRARLKLKVENTIRWRDAFNDESKPVKESNARFVKWSDGSMSLHLGSEIFDVYKQPLQGDHNHLYIRQGTGLQGQAVFRTKLTFRPHSTESFTHRKMTMSLADRSQKTTGIKVLSQVGMNPDQNRYEMIKKEEEKLRMAVRAQSKVKKPSTTRSLARTAGGYGGDAYHDDASDDDGAISLANIKNKHKKATPAKVSNIYSSDEDASDFETTRPKKTFKGTALKDSDDESKASSGEASGSAAGGDSD from the exons atgccACCAAGTAAAAAAGCTTTGAGCCAATCATCTGTAGATTctg GTTCAGAGTCTGAAAGTGGTTCTgtatcatcagcatcatcaagaAGTGCTTCACCAGAACCTAATGCACCAATTCCAACTTCAGATAATCATGTAAGTGATAAATCAGATGTTGAAGAAGGTCCACGTTCACCAAATTCACCAAGAACAAGTCGTAGTCGTTCAAGAAGTACAAATAAATCACCAACACATGTAAGTCCATCAACAAGACGTTCTAGTTCAGCTGGTTCACAAAGTCCAGTAAGATCACGTTCTGTATCACCAGCTGATAGTGCAAGATCAGATAGTCCAAAATCACAAACAAGTCAACATTCTAAAACATCAAATCATTCAAGATCAAGATCACGTAGTCGTAAATCACCTACAGCATCACCAAGAAGTCGTAAATCTGTATCTGAATCATCACGAAGTAATAAATCACAATCTGGATCACCAGCAAATAGTAGAGCAGGTTCAGCAAGTCCagtatcatcaaataaacgTTCTGGTAGTCGTGTATCACATACAAGTAGAAGATCAACAACACCTGGATCACAAAAAAGTAATAGATCAAGATCTCCAAGTGTTGACAGTCATAGATCACGTTCAGGTTCACCAAAAAGTACAAGATCAAAATCACCATCAAAATCAAGATCAGTTAGTCCAAAAGAACCAGGTAGTCCACATTCAAAAGCATCAGCAAGTCCAAAAAGTCCATTAAAaagtgataatgatgatgatgatgaaagaaaaattaaaaaatcaaatattattgatgacgatgatgatgatagtgatATTGAggtaacaaaaagaaaaagaattgaCAATACATCTGAttctgataatgataaaaaagatacaaaaaaaaaacaaagactTATTGATAGTGATTCAGAGcctgataatgaaaatacaacaaatcaAGCTGAACCAACAGCTGATGCATTGTTTGGTGATGCAAGTGATATTAGTagtgatgatgaaaaagaaaaaacagctaatgatgatggtgatgataagAATAaggataatgatgatgataatgataaaaaaaaacaaagacgTAGTAGAAGTAGATCAAGAAGTAGATCAAGAAGTAGATCAAGAAGTAAAAGTAAAGATAATTCAGATAGTGGTGGTGAAGGACCAAGTCGTCCAATgattgaagatgatgatgaaaaagataATGAACCAGAACCACCACCAGAAACAAGAATTGATGTTGAAATgccaaaaataacaacagatCTTGGTAAAGAAAtacattttgttaaattaccaaattttttatctgttgaaACACGTCCATTTGATACTGAAACATATGAAGATGaaattgatgaagaagaaaCACTTGATGAAGAAGGAAGAGCTAGATTAAAACTTAAAGTTGAAAATACAATAAGATGGAGAGATGCATTTAATGATGAATCAAAACCTGTTAAAGAAAGTAATGCAAGATTTGTTAAATGGTCTGATGGTTCAATGTCATTACATCTTGGTTCtgaaatatttgatgtttatAAACAACCATTACAGGGTGATCATAATCATCTTTATATTAGACAAGGTACTGGTTTACAAGGACAAGCTGTATTTAgaacaaaattaacatttagaCCACATTCAACTGAATCATTTACACATAGAAAAATGACAATGTCATTGGCTGATAGATCACAAAAAACAACTGGTATTAAAGTGCTGTCACAAGTTGGTATGAATCCAGATCAAAATAGATatgaaatgattaaaaaagaagaagaaaaattaagaatgGCTGTTAGGGCACAAAGTAAAGTTAAAAAACCAAGTACAACTAGATCACTTGCTAGAACTGCTGGTGGTTATGGTGGTGATGCTTATCATGATGATGCgtctgatgatgatggtgcAATATCACTtgctaatattaaaaataaacataaaaaagcaACACCTGCTAAAG tatcaaatatttattcatctgATGAGGATGCCTCTGATTTTGAAACAACAAGAcctaaaaaaacatttaaaggAACAGCTCTTAAAGACTCAGATGATGAATCAAAAGCATCATCTGGTGAAGCTTCTGGAAGTGCAGCTGGTGGTGATagtgattaa
- the LOC122860452 gene encoding CDC42 small effector protein homolog has protein sequence MTSSGEVWIQWFTCCLSQQGPGARNKRQRPQNRIRIDRSMIGAPTNFQHTTHIGSGELDMSSAHLTAIQNQMEGKGGYEASFGVKAC, from the exons atgacAAGCAGTGGTGAAGTTTGGATTCAATGGTTTACCTGTTGCTTGAGTCAACAAGGACCTGGTGCAAGAAATAAACGTCAACGACCACAAAATAGAATTAGAATTGATAGAAGTATGATTGGTGCACCAACGAATTTTCAACATACAACACACATTGGTTCTGGTGAACTTGATATGTCAAGTGCACATTTAACAGCAATACAAAATCAAATGGAAGGAAAAGGTGGATATGAAGCATCATTTGGAGTtaag gCTTGTTGA